One genomic window of Haliotis asinina isolate JCU_RB_2024 chromosome 4, JCU_Hal_asi_v2, whole genome shotgun sequence includes the following:
- the LOC137281153 gene encoding uncharacterized protein, with protein MELKPVSKPTSSPSSSPRQALILTIIKPSSSPHPHHHQALVKPSSSPSSSPHPHHHQALVKPSSYHHQAHTLTIIKPSSSPRQAHILTIIKLSSSPHPHHYQAPRQAHILTIIKPSSSPHPHHHQAHILTIIKPSSSPHPAIIKPTSSPSSSPRQALILTIIKPTSSPTSSPRQALMLTIIKPSSSPHPHHHQAHTLTIIKPSSSPRQAHILTIIKLSSSPHPHHYQAPRQAHILTIIKPSSSPHPHHHQAHILTIIKPSSSPHPAIIKPTSSPSSSPRQALILTIIKPTSSPSSSPRQALMLTIIKPSSSPHPHHHQAHTLTIIKPSSSPHPHHHQALVKPTSSPSSSPRQAQQPHHHHHKTDTTLNVRGTMGGVY; from the exons atgg AACTGAAACCAGTGAGCAAGCCAacatcctcaccatcatcaagcCCTCGTCAAGCCctcatcctcaccatcatcaagcCCTCGTCAAGCCCacatcctcaccatcatcaagcCCTCGTCAAGCCctcatcctcaccatcatcaagcCCACATCCTCACCATCACCAAGCCCTCGTCAAGCCCTCATCCTACCATCATCAAGCCCACACCCTCACCATCATCAAGCCCTCATCAAGCCCTCGTCAAGCCCacatcctcaccatcatcaagcTCTCGTCAAGCCCTCATCCTCACCATTATCAAGCACCTCGTCAAGCCCacatcctcaccatcatcaagcCCTCGTCAAGCCctcatcctcaccatcatcaagcccacatcctcaccatcatcaagcCTTCGTCAAGCCCTCATCCTGCCATCATCAAGCCCacatcctcaccatcatcaagcCCTCGTCAAGCCctcatcctcaccatcatcaagcCCACATCCTCACCAACATCAAGCCCTCGTCAAGCCCTCATGCTCACCATCATCAAGCCCTCGTCAAGCCctcatcctcaccatcatcaagcCCACACCCTCACCATCATCAAGCCCTCATCAAGCCCTCGTCAAGCCCacatcctcaccatcatcaagcTCTCGTCAAGCCCTCATCCTCACCATTATCAAGCACCTCGTCAAGCCCacatcctcaccatcatcaagcCCTCGTCAAGCCctcatcctcaccatcatcaagcccacatcctcaccatcatcaagcCTTCGTCAAGCCCTCATCCTGCCATCATCAAGCCCacatcctcaccatcatcaagcCCTCGTCAAGCCctcatcctcaccatcatcaagcccacatcctcaccatcatcaagcCCTCGTCAAGCCCTCATGCTCACCATCATCAAGCCCTCGTCAAGCCctcatcctcaccatcatcaagcCCACACCCTCACCATCATCAAACCCTCGTCAAGCCctcatcctcaccatcatcaagcCCTCGTCAAGCCCacatcctcaccatcatcaagcCCTCGTCAAGCCCAACaacctcaccatcatcatcacaagaCCGATACCACACTGAATGTGAGGGGGACGATGGGAGGAGTTTATTGA